From a single Lewinella sp. LCG006 genomic region:
- the murF gene encoding UDP-N-acetylmuramoyl-tripeptide--D-alanyl-D-alanine ligase, with amino-acid sequence MAFTTIDSLLQLFLECKRVCTDTRKLLKGDLFFALRGEHFDGNRFADQALANGAAYVVVDNAEVVKDTRYLLVEDTLIALQDLARAYRQQLNIPILAITGSNGKTTTKELVAAVLCKAHQTHFTQGNFNNHIGVPLTLLAMPLTTEIAVIEMGANHQGEIAELCDIAEPTHGLITNIGKAHLEGFGGIEGVKKGKSELYAYLAAHQGVAFINLEENHLEELATQRGVKRKIDYCLSSTPDPTTPYYEVRLDQLNPTIKVAFLKPDGNIRTVESSLSGQHNLQNIMTAIAVGKYFKVSSHLIAEGISEYTPSNNRSQRLEHRGVGIYLDAYNANPSSMRAALQNFAAESKGAQTVILGDMLELGQTSAVEHLEIARLASALSFANIILVGPHFSEAAKSLGVPHFNNVQEVNAALDWATFAGTEMLIKGSRGMKLEQLLVQ; translated from the coding sequence ATGGCTTTCACAACAATCGATAGCTTATTACAGCTTTTTTTAGAATGTAAGCGGGTTTGTACGGATACTCGTAAGTTGTTAAAAGGTGATTTGTTCTTCGCTTTAAGAGGAGAGCATTTCGATGGCAATCGTTTTGCGGATCAAGCCTTAGCCAACGGAGCGGCCTATGTTGTTGTTGACAATGCAGAGGTGGTAAAAGACACCCGTTATCTCTTGGTAGAAGATACCTTGATAGCATTACAGGACTTGGCCCGTGCATACCGCCAGCAGTTGAACATTCCCATTTTGGCCATTACGGGCAGCAATGGCAAGACGACGACCAAAGAACTTGTGGCTGCCGTATTATGCAAAGCGCACCAAACACATTTCACACAAGGTAATTTTAACAACCACATTGGTGTTCCACTCACCCTGTTAGCGATGCCTTTAACGACTGAAATTGCAGTCATTGAAATGGGAGCTAACCACCAAGGAGAGATCGCTGAACTTTGTGATATTGCCGAACCAACCCACGGGCTGATCACCAATATTGGCAAGGCTCACCTGGAAGGATTTGGAGGTATTGAGGGGGTCAAAAAAGGAAAATCAGAACTGTATGCTTATTTAGCAGCTCATCAAGGAGTTGCTTTCATCAATTTAGAAGAAAATCATTTAGAAGAATTGGCGACGCAACGTGGGGTCAAACGGAAAATTGACTATTGCCTGAGCAGTACGCCTGATCCAACGACTCCCTATTATGAGGTACGCCTAGATCAACTCAACCCTACCATCAAGGTAGCGTTTCTGAAACCCGATGGCAATATCAGAACCGTAGAAAGCAGCCTTTCTGGGCAGCATAATCTACAAAATATTATGACTGCAATCGCTGTGGGCAAATACTTCAAAGTTTCTTCCCACTTGATTGCAGAAGGAATCTCGGAATACACGCCTAGTAATAATCGTTCACAAAGACTGGAACACCGTGGAGTAGGTATTTATCTAGACGCTTACAATGCCAACCCATCGAGCATGCGAGCTGCCTTGCAAAATTTCGCTGCGGAATCCAAAGGAGCACAAACGGTCATTTTGGGTGATATGTTGGAATTAGGTCAAACTTCAGCAGTTGAGCATCTGGAAATTGCACGACTGGCAAGCGCTCTTTCCTTTGCGAATATTATACTGGTGGGTCCTCATTTCTCTGAAGCAGCTAAATCATTGGGGGTACCTCATTTCAACAATGTACAAGAAGTGAATGCTGCCCTGGATTGGGCGACATTCGCAGGGACAGAAATGCTCATTAAAGGCTCTAGGGGGATGAAATTGGAACAATTATTGGTACAGTAA
- a CDS encoding arginase family protein, which produces MSISYFRRIDYLSINYFVGMFDHWLEPTAFTSATAFAPHSWGQHITFYKGGKGSLSPKQCVLIGLDATAADAVREALYPMSWAFTDLKFTDLGNLRKTNEDFVIPLLREVMDSQLFPILIGGNPHLFYAQFQSFLNLRDLVSIALIDEQVPISTDGKKSSAKYLNHLFRHRQESVFHLSLIGPQAHFTDPAIIDWLEEQHYEYLRLGQARENLAEVEPQLRDADIIALHLDALKQSEAPGQLNPSPSGFFLEEAAQLCRYAGMSDKLRSFGIYGIDSNSKRKLPATAQAVAQLVWYFTEGYHQRLGDYPVTNKGLTEYVVDWKGQEEKLTFWKSPRSGRWWLQVPTKTSRKQQRHRLIPCSYSDYKKATQQELPDRLWNAFRRF; this is translated from the coding sequence GTGTCAATTTCCTATTTTCGGCGCATAGATTATTTGAGCATCAATTACTTTGTCGGTATGTTTGATCACTGGTTGGAACCTACGGCTTTTACTTCTGCAACAGCTTTTGCACCACACAGCTGGGGTCAGCATATTACCTTCTATAAAGGTGGTAAGGGAAGCCTCAGTCCTAAGCAATGCGTTTTAATCGGCCTGGATGCTACTGCGGCGGATGCTGTAAGAGAAGCGCTTTATCCGATGAGTTGGGCCTTTACAGATCTGAAATTTACCGATTTAGGCAACTTACGTAAGACCAATGAGGATTTTGTCATCCCGCTATTACGGGAAGTGATGGATAGTCAGTTATTCCCTATCCTGATCGGGGGAAACCCTCATCTTTTTTATGCACAGTTCCAATCCTTTTTAAACCTACGGGATTTGGTTAGCATTGCCCTCATTGACGAGCAGGTTCCCATTAGTACGGATGGGAAGAAATCTTCGGCGAAATACTTGAATCACTTATTTCGTCACCGGCAAGAAAGTGTATTTCACCTTAGCCTCATTGGACCTCAGGCACATTTTACCGATCCGGCAATCATAGATTGGTTGGAAGAACAACATTATGAGTACCTGCGTTTGGGCCAAGCCCGAGAAAACCTTGCGGAGGTAGAACCTCAGCTGAGAGATGCCGACATTATTGCACTTCATCTTGATGCGCTCAAGCAGTCGGAAGCACCCGGGCAATTGAATCCCAGCCCTAGTGGGTTCTTTCTCGAAGAGGCTGCTCAGTTATGTCGTTATGCAGGGATGAGCGATAAACTTCGTTCCTTTGGCATTTATGGAATTGATAGTAATTCGAAAAGAAAATTACCAGCAACAGCGCAGGCGGTAGCCCAATTGGTGTGGTATTTCACCGAAGGTTACCATCAGCGATTGGGTGATTATCCGGTCACCAATAAGGGCCTCACCGAATATGTAGTTGATTGGAAAGGACAAGAAGAAAAACTTACTTTTTGGAAGAGCCCACGTAGTGGCCGCTGGTGGCTACAAGTACCCACTAAGACCAGTCGGAAGCAGCAGCGCCACCGCCTGATCCCTTGTAGTTATTCAGACTATAAGAAAGCTACACAGCAAGAATTACCAGATCGGCTGTGGAATGCTTTCCGGCGATTTTAG
- a CDS encoding pentapeptide repeat-containing protein, protein MPENYFTEITYQGDDFSRQGVPSGAYEDCRFRNCIFTDCDLSGLRFTDCEFQDCDLSNAVVQDTAFQEVRFSDCKLLGILFSDCRTFRFKVDFFACQLNWASFQALPMKGTRFEKCQLIETDFTQTQLEGAIFDAVNLEGAVFFRTHLVGADFRTADHFSIDPEENDLRKAHFSAHSLAGLLGKYQLRIEGD, encoded by the coding sequence ATGCCTGAGAACTACTTTACCGAAATCACCTATCAGGGTGATGATTTTTCTCGCCAAGGTGTGCCTTCAGGCGCCTATGAAGACTGCCGATTCCGTAATTGTATTTTCACGGATTGTGATCTTAGTGGCCTGCGCTTTACGGATTGCGAATTTCAGGATTGTGACTTGAGCAATGCCGTTGTCCAGGATACTGCTTTTCAAGAAGTGCGCTTTAGCGACTGTAAATTGCTGGGCATTCTTTTCTCCGATTGCCGCACCTTTCGCTTCAAAGTAGACTTTTTCGCCTGCCAACTCAACTGGGCTTCTTTTCAAGCACTTCCCATGAAAGGTACTCGTTTTGAGAAGTGCCAATTAATCGAAACCGACTTCACCCAAACCCAATTGGAGGGTGCCATTTTTGACGCCGTAAACCTCGAAGGTGCAGTCTTCTTTCGAACCCATTTAGTAGGTGCCGACTTTCGAACAGCCGACCATTTCTCCATTGATCCCGAGGAGAATGATTTAAGGAAAGCTCACTTTTCAGCCCATTCTCTGGCTGGCCTTTTAGGGAAATATCAGCTTCGTATCGAGGGAGATTAG
- a CDS encoding SUMF1/EgtB/PvdO family nonheme iron enzyme, whose translation MKNLLKLGSIAMGLALVLSSCGKKESSDITGWNFNDTKWGGFEKNLDYEGQPTGPNLVLIPGGTFVMGFTEADVTFDWDNTPRRVTVSSFYMDETEISNHNYREYLYWTKRVFGESYPEVYLNGLPDTLVWRDELSFNEPLVETYFRHPSYDDYPVVGVSWSQANEFCKWRSDRVNEAILIERGILNPNMEQKDEDNFNTQAYLVGQYQGDVRKNLKDLQTGGERPVRFEDGIVLPEYRLPTEAEWEYAALALIGLQENEKDELYTDRRIYPWNGSSVRYQKRDKYQGYIQANFKRGRGDYMGVAGRLNDNACPTAPVRAYLPNDFGLYNMAGNVNEWVLDLYRPLTTTDLVDADNHDMNPYRGNKFQHMELDEDGRPIEKDSLGRLRYRYVEDEEAADRENYKVGMAYNFLDGDQQSEAYYDYGRHTLISDEARVYKGGSWADRAYWLSPGTRRFKDENKGDRAIGFRCAMIRMGAPTNNEEESGHFFKTKRSSRRR comes from the coding sequence ATGAAAAATCTGTTAAAATTGGGCTCCATCGCTATGGGCCTCGCGCTGGTGTTGAGTTCGTGTGGAAAAAAAGAATCCTCGGACATCACCGGCTGGAATTTCAATGACACCAAATGGGGTGGCTTCGAAAAGAATCTTGATTATGAAGGGCAACCTACGGGACCAAATCTGGTATTAATCCCCGGTGGTACTTTTGTAATGGGTTTCACCGAAGCAGACGTAACGTTTGACTGGGATAATACTCCTCGTCGGGTTACTGTTTCGTCATTCTATATGGATGAAACTGAAATCTCCAACCACAACTACCGTGAATACCTCTACTGGACCAAGAGAGTCTTTGGAGAAAGTTATCCGGAAGTTTATCTCAATGGCTTACCTGATACACTGGTATGGCGTGATGAATTATCTTTCAACGAACCACTGGTGGAAACTTATTTCCGTCACCCTTCTTACGACGACTACCCAGTCGTCGGTGTAAGCTGGTCACAGGCAAATGAGTTCTGTAAGTGGCGTTCTGATCGTGTGAATGAGGCTATCCTCATTGAGCGCGGCATTCTTAACCCTAACATGGAACAAAAGGATGAAGATAACTTCAACACTCAAGCTTACCTTGTAGGTCAGTACCAGGGAGATGTACGTAAAAACCTCAAAGATCTACAGACAGGAGGTGAAAGACCTGTTCGTTTCGAAGACGGTATCGTATTACCTGAATACCGCCTCCCTACGGAAGCGGAGTGGGAATATGCTGCTCTGGCTTTGATCGGTCTTCAGGAAAATGAAAAAGACGAATTGTATACCGATCGTCGCATTTATCCTTGGAATGGATCTTCTGTACGTTATCAGAAACGTGACAAATACCAAGGTTACATTCAGGCCAACTTTAAGCGTGGCCGAGGTGACTACATGGGTGTTGCCGGTCGCTTGAACGATAATGCATGTCCTACTGCACCAGTGCGTGCTTACCTGCCTAATGACTTTGGTCTGTACAATATGGCTGGTAACGTAAACGAATGGGTACTTGACCTCTATCGTCCTTTGACCACTACTGACCTGGTAGATGCTGACAACCACGATATGAACCCTTACCGTGGTAACAAATTCCAGCACATGGAATTGGATGAGGATGGCCGTCCTATTGAAAAAGACAGCCTTGGTCGTCTTCGTTACCGCTACGTTGAGGATGAAGAAGCTGCTGATCGCGAGAACTACAAAGTAGGTATGGCTTATAACTTCCTTGATGGTGACCAGCAGTCTGAAGCTTATTACGATTACGGTCGTCACACTTTGATCAGTGATGAAGCTCGGGTATACAAAGGTGGCTCTTGGGCTGACCGTGCTTACTGGTTGTCTCCTGGTACACGTCGTTTCAAAGATGAGAACAAAGGGGACCGCGCCATTGGATTCCGCTGTGCGATGATCCGGATGGGTGCACCTACCAATAACGAAGAAGAAAGTGGACACTTCTTCAAGACGAAACGTAGCAGCCGTCGTCGCTAG
- the ribA gene encoding GTP cyclohydrolase II, giving the protein MSGQHLKRQAEALIPTPWGNFRMLAYAESEEEWMPHIALVHEDYKEGEPTLIRLHSECITGDLFGSKRCDCGEQLHYALEHIAEEKGILLYLRQEGRGIGIINKLKAYQLQDQGLNTIDANLHLGLEVDARQYDIGISMLQDLGVKQVHLLTNNPEKVDALDQSIIEVISRQPIIISPHDENAGYLKTKQQDMGHLFDLF; this is encoded by the coding sequence ATGTCAGGACAGCACCTCAAGCGGCAAGCCGAAGCGCTCATCCCCACTCCGTGGGGTAATTTTCGGATGTTGGCCTACGCAGAAAGTGAAGAAGAGTGGATGCCTCACATCGCTCTCGTCCACGAAGATTACAAAGAGGGAGAACCTACCTTGATTCGCCTACATTCAGAGTGTATCACGGGGGATTTGTTCGGTTCAAAACGCTGTGATTGTGGAGAGCAGCTTCACTATGCATTAGAACATATTGCGGAAGAAAAAGGCATCTTGCTCTACCTTCGTCAGGAAGGCCGAGGTATCGGGATTATCAACAAATTAAAGGCCTATCAGTTACAAGACCAGGGGCTGAATACCATTGACGCTAATCTGCACTTGGGATTGGAAGTGGATGCCCGGCAGTATGATATTGGGATTTCCATGTTGCAGGATTTGGGTGTAAAACAAGTCCACTTATTGACCAATAACCCCGAAAAAGTGGATGCCCTCGACCAATCCATTATAGAGGTTATTTCCCGGCAACCGATCATCATTTCTCCCCACGACGAAAATGCAGGATACCTAAAGACCAAACAACAGGATATGGGGCACTTATTTGATTTGTTCTAA
- a CDS encoding Glu/Leu/Phe/Val dehydrogenase dimerization domain-containing protein yields MNNLLRLYQQKRPEIVFEWYDEPTGAEGWIVINSLRNGAAGGGTRMRQGLTKEEVVSLAKVMEIKFSVAGPSIGGAKSGINFDPKDPRRHEVLQRWYKAVFPILKSYYGTGGDLNVDELKDVIPITEDLGLWHPQEGIVNGHLNTNKGDKINIIGQLRYGCAKLVEDAEYTPDGPKKFAVADLITGYGVAESVRHFYDLFHQGTAAGKTAIIQGWGNVAATAASYLTLQGVKIIGIIDREGGLIAPEGLGVEEIKELFINKSGNALEVDNMLSFDEVNDKIWSLGADIFIPGAASKLVTPEQVAMMQAGGIEVIACGANVPFIDDGIFFGPTATRLDQEIALIPDFIANCGMARVFAYLMQPDIEVTDQAIFKDVSATIRRALRTVQEAAPQPKGISMTALNIALEQLLADQKASVAS; encoded by the coding sequence ATGAATAATTTATTGCGGCTGTATCAGCAGAAGCGCCCTGAAATTGTTTTCGAATGGTACGACGAGCCCACCGGAGCTGAAGGTTGGATTGTCATCAATAGTTTAAGAAACGGCGCCGCTGGAGGAGGCACACGAATGCGCCAAGGGCTCACCAAAGAAGAAGTAGTATCGCTGGCCAAAGTAATGGAAATCAAGTTTTCTGTAGCGGGCCCTAGCATTGGTGGAGCAAAATCAGGCATTAATTTCGACCCCAAAGACCCGCGTCGCCACGAAGTATTACAGCGTTGGTACAAAGCCGTTTTTCCCATCCTGAAAAGCTACTACGGTACTGGTGGAGACTTGAATGTTGACGAACTCAAAGACGTTATTCCAATCACGGAAGACTTGGGTTTATGGCATCCGCAGGAAGGTATTGTCAATGGCCATTTGAATACCAATAAAGGAGACAAGATCAATATCATCGGCCAGTTACGTTATGGTTGTGCCAAATTGGTAGAAGATGCTGAATACACCCCCGATGGCCCTAAGAAGTTTGCCGTAGCTGATTTAATCACGGGGTACGGTGTTGCCGAATCGGTGCGTCATTTTTACGACCTTTTCCACCAAGGTACAGCTGCTGGGAAAACGGCCATTATACAAGGCTGGGGCAATGTAGCGGCTACTGCAGCCTCTTACCTTACGCTACAAGGTGTAAAAATCATAGGTATCATCGATCGCGAAGGAGGGCTAATTGCCCCTGAAGGTTTAGGTGTTGAAGAAATCAAGGAGCTCTTTATCAATAAATCAGGCAACGCACTGGAGGTAGATAATATGCTTTCCTTTGATGAAGTGAACGATAAAATCTGGTCCCTGGGCGCAGATATCTTCATCCCTGGCGCCGCATCCAAACTCGTCACGCCCGAACAAGTAGCGATGATGCAGGCTGGTGGCATTGAGGTTATTGCCTGTGGTGCCAATGTACCCTTTATTGATGATGGCATTTTCTTTGGACCAACAGCTACTCGCCTTGACCAGGAAATTGCCTTAATTCCTGACTTTATTGCGAATTGTGGGATGGCTCGGGTATTTGCCTATCTCATGCAGCCGGATATTGAAGTGACGGATCAAGCCATCTTTAAAGATGTATCAGCAACGATTCGACGTGCTTTACGCACTGTGCAAGAAGCTGCTCCTCAACCGAAGGGGATCTCAATGACGGCACTAAATATCGCCTTGGAACAGTTATTGGCAGACCAAAAAGCTTCCGTGGCTTCATAA
- a CDS encoding OmpA family protein: protein MMMKITAILTTMALLLCGSVSLKAQSTGSNSKPKDMYELGVQGGYLFVAGEIDPEFGYAYGIHLRKATDYLFSLRLDLMMGNAKGMGKDGSDLWDFETNYSAATVLGVFSLNNVRLDRPKKKVNLYAMVGGGLNMFEVVEYNTPGIVFPRTGSVASEIAPHATLGAGVSFRLSNKINVGFEHQVTGLFGQRSDLLDGLNKEAVGGATSVAGDLLHFTSLQMNFNLGNPASRSEPLYWGSLGEDIMSSIDEVKKRQDTALADTDQDGVIDAIDQEPNTPANVPVDTKGRTLDSDKDGVADYKDLEPYYPPRAGERVNEDGVVINPIAGPGGGVTEERVQEMIDEALSQYGLTEPKNNVAEWFLPMIHFGTDNFTVKYSDYGTLASLARMLKSNPDMRLVITGYTDKTGPEAYNTNLSYQRADAVAKHLVNQHGIGRGRLVIQYKGFEDALVPSNSSYMNRRVEFRVAGPTDVEMDRPTGLKPGGGDGY, encoded by the coding sequence ATGATGATGAAAATTACAGCAATCCTTACCACTATGGCACTTCTCCTTTGTGGAAGTGTAAGCCTAAAAGCACAGTCAACTGGCTCTAATTCGAAGCCAAAAGATATGTACGAATTAGGTGTACAAGGCGGTTACCTGTTCGTTGCTGGCGAAATCGACCCTGAATTTGGTTATGCTTATGGCATCCACCTCCGCAAAGCTACTGACTACCTCTTCTCTCTTCGCCTTGACCTCATGATGGGTAATGCCAAAGGGATGGGTAAAGACGGTAGTGATTTGTGGGATTTTGAGACCAACTACTCTGCGGCTACAGTTTTAGGCGTATTTAGCTTAAATAACGTCCGCTTGGATCGACCAAAGAAAAAAGTGAATCTTTACGCCATGGTAGGCGGCGGTTTGAACATGTTCGAAGTAGTGGAATACAATACCCCTGGTATTGTTTTCCCAAGAACCGGTTCGGTCGCTTCAGAAATCGCTCCTCATGCTACACTCGGAGCAGGTGTCTCTTTCCGTTTAAGTAATAAAATCAATGTCGGTTTTGAACACCAGGTCACCGGCCTATTTGGACAACGCTCTGACTTACTGGACGGCTTGAACAAAGAAGCGGTTGGCGGAGCTACCTCGGTAGCTGGAGATCTTTTGCATTTCACCAGCCTGCAAATGAACTTCAACCTTGGCAATCCTGCTTCGCGCAGCGAGCCCCTCTACTGGGGAAGCCTGGGCGAAGACATTATGTCCAGCATTGATGAAGTCAAGAAGCGTCAGGATACCGCCTTGGCAGATACGGATCAGGATGGTGTTATTGATGCCATTGACCAAGAGCCTAATACTCCTGCCAATGTGCCTGTAGACACTAAAGGCCGTACCCTTGACAGTGATAAAGACGGTGTTGCGGACTACAAAGACCTGGAGCCTTACTACCCACCACGTGCAGGTGAGCGCGTCAACGAAGATGGTGTGGTCATCAACCCTATTGCTGGTCCGGGTGGAGGCGTTACGGAAGAGCGGGTGCAAGAAATGATCGATGAAGCCCTGAGCCAATACGGCCTAACAGAGCCTAAGAATAATGTTGCAGAATGGTTTTTGCCAATGATCCACTTCGGCACAGACAACTTTACGGTGAAATACTCTGATTACGGTACACTGGCCAGTTTGGCACGTATGCTCAAGTCTAACCCTGACATGCGCCTGGTTATTACCGGCTACACCGACAAAACAGGCCCTGAAGCTTACAATACGAACCTGAGCTACCAACGCGCAGATGCAGTTGCCAAGCACCTGGTCAACCAACACGGGATTGGCCGCGGACGTTTGGTTATTCAGTACAAAGGTTTCGAAGACGCCCTTGTACCCTCTAATTCAAGCTATATGAACCGTCGGGTAGAGTTCCGGGTAGCAGGCCCTACCGATGTAGAAATGGATCGCCCTACTGGCCTAAAGCCTGGTGGTGGTGACGGTTACTAG